Below is a window of Streptomyces spongiicola DNA.
AAGTAGGGAGATCCCCCTAGGGGCCCCATTGGCCCGGCACCGGCACTCGCCTCCGGACGCAAGCCCCTCCCCCGGCGGGGCGCGGGGTGAGAGGCTGTGCCCGGCGGAGATACGTGCATAGGGAAGGAATCTCGATGGGTGGGGGCGGGGAGAGGGGCCGGAGCGGGGACGCCGGCCGGAGCGGGGAAAGGGGCCGAAGCGGAGACACGGGCCGGAGCGGAGACACGGGCGCCGACGGCGCAGGCATGGACGCGGGCGGCCCACCCGCCGGACAGCCGTTACGCGGAGGAACCGGACCGGGCGAGGACGGGCAGCCCACCGTCACCACCACGGGTCGGCGCGGGCCGGTGGTCGCCGCGCTGATGCTCGGGATGGCACTCGCCGCCCTCGACGGGACGGTCGTGTCGACCGCGGTCCCCCAGATCGTCGGCGATCTTGGCGGCTTCTCCGTCTTCTCCTGGCTGTTCTCCGGCTATCTGCTCGCCGTCACCGTCACCCTCCCCGTCTACGGCAAGCTCTCCGACACCTTCGGCCGCAAGCCCGTGCTGATCGCGGGCATCGTGCTGTTCCTGGCCGGTTCGCTGCTGTGCGCGGCGGCGTGGAGCATGGCCTCGCTCATCGCCTTCCGCGTCGTCCAGGGACTCGGCGGAGGAGCGTTGCAGGGCACGATCCAGACCATCGCCGCCGACCTGTACCCGCTGAAGGAGCGGCCCCGGATCGTGGCGAGGCTGTCCACGGTGTGGGCGGTCTCGTCGGTCGCCGGCCCCGCGGTGGGCGGCCTGCTGGCCGCCTACGCCGACTGGCGCTGGATCTTCCTGATCAACCTCCCCGTCGGCGGGGTCGCACTCTGGCTGATCGCCCGTCACCTCGTGGAGCCGGTACGGGAGCGGGGGCCGCGGCCCCGGGTCGACTGGCAGGGCGCGCTCGCCGTCTTCGTCACCGCGACGCTGCTGCTGACCGCACTCGTCCAGGGCGGAGTCGCCTGGCCCTGGATCTCCGCCCCCTCGCTCGGGCTCCTCGGCGCGAGCGCGGTCTGCGCCGCCGTGACCGTACTCGTCGAACGGCGGGCCGCGGAGCCCGTCATCCCCGGCTGGGTGTGGCGGCGGCGCACCATCGCCTCCGTGAACCTGGCCATGGGTGCGCTGGGGCTGCTGATGGTCGCGCCGACGGTGTTCCTGCCGACGTACGCCCAGTCGGTGCTCGGGCTCGGGCCGATAGCGGCCGGGTTCGTGCTGTCCGCGATGACGCTGAGCTGGCCGGTCACGGCGGCGTACGCCAACCGCGTCTACAACCGCATCGGGTTCCGCGACACGGCCCTCACCGGGATGGGAGCCGCGCTGCTCGTCCTGCTGGCCTTCCCGCTGCTGCCGTACCCGGGTGAGCCGTGGCAGCCGGCCCTGATCATGCTGCTGCTGGGCGCGGCCCTCGGCTTCTTCCAGCTCCCGCTGCTGGTCGGCGTGCAGTCGACCGTGCCCTGGGCCGAGCGCGGGACGACGACGGCGTCCGTGCTGTTCAGCCGTCAGGTCGGTCAGAGCGTCGGTGCCGCGCTCTTCGGGGCGCTGGCCAACGCGGTGCTGGCCGCCCGCCTCGGCGGTGCGGGCGATCTGGACTCGGTCTCCCGCGCGCTGGCGGACGGGTCCTCGCAGGAACCGCTGCGGCGCGCGGTGGCGGCGGCGGTCGATCTCGTCTTCGCCGGCGCAGCGGCCGCCGCCGCGCTCGGGCTGCTGGCACTGCTGTTCGCACCGCGCAGGTTCGCGGTCCTCAAGGAGCGCCGGCCGGACGTCTGACCCGGAGGGCCTGCGCGGGGCACGTGCGGGGTGTTGTGCGGGGGCGCCCGTGCGGGGCCCGTGCGGGGCCTGCCTCTTGCGGCAGGAGGACCGGCGTCGCCGCACCTCGCGCGCATGGTGCCCCGGCGGGCGGACACGGGCGCAACACCGGCTGACTTCGCCGGCCCGGCGACAGCGGCCGCGGTCCGGCCCGGCCCGGCCCGGCCCGGCCCGGCGAAAGCGAAACAGAAACAGAAACAGAAACAGAAACAGAAACAGAAACAGCGTCCGCGAGTACGAATCAGTCCGGGGGCTGCGGGCGCTCCGTGAGACCGGCCAGAACCTCCCGGACGTGGTCCAGCTGCGCATGGATCTCCTCGGCCCGCCGCACATGCTCACGCAGCACCCGGTCCGTCTCCCGGGAGACACGCACCGCCCGTACGCCGGCCTCGTCCACCATGCGCGCGGCCAGCGCCTGAGCCTCCTCCCGGCCGCGGCGGGCCGACTCCTCGGCCTCGGCGAACGCGGACAGCGCCTCCGAAAGCCGCGCACGCGCCCGCGCGGTGAGGGCCCCGTAGCGCTCCGCCGCCTCCGCGTCACGGGCCGACAGCTCCCGCTCCGCCTCGTAGCGGCGGGACACCCGCATCCGGTCGAGTTCCCTGAGCATGCCGGCCGCCCGGCACCTGGCCGTCTCCAGTACGGCCATCGCCTCACCGCGGTCGGCCGCGGCCTCCACCCGTGCCGCGTCGCGGAGTTCCTCCGCCGTGGCCCGCGCCGACAGGAGCATCCGCCGCGCCCGCGC
It encodes the following:
- a CDS encoding MFS transporter → MDAGGPPAGQPLRGGTGPGEDGQPTVTTTGRRGPVVAALMLGMALAALDGTVVSTAVPQIVGDLGGFSVFSWLFSGYLLAVTVTLPVYGKLSDTFGRKPVLIAGIVLFLAGSLLCAAAWSMASLIAFRVVQGLGGGALQGTIQTIAADLYPLKERPRIVARLSTVWAVSSVAGPAVGGLLAAYADWRWIFLINLPVGGVALWLIARHLVEPVRERGPRPRVDWQGALAVFVTATLLLTALVQGGVAWPWISAPSLGLLGASAVCAAVTVLVERRAAEPVIPGWVWRRRTIASVNLAMGALGLLMVAPTVFLPTYAQSVLGLGPIAAGFVLSAMTLSWPVTAAYANRVYNRIGFRDTALTGMGAALLVLLAFPLLPYPGEPWQPALIMLLLGAALGFFQLPLLVGVQSTVPWAERGTTTASVLFSRQVGQSVGAALFGALANAVLAARLGGAGDLDSVSRALADGSSQEPLRRAVAAAVDLVFAGAAAAAALGLLALLFAPRRFAVLKERRPDV